TGGCGGGATTGAAGACTGGAGTTGAAGGCGGAAAAGTTGCAATAAAGATGGAAAAGGTTGTTGTAAAGAAAGGCGATGTTATAGATGCGAAGATGGCTGGCCTGCTTGTGAAATTTGGTAAAGAGCCAATGGAGATTGGCCTGGATCTTGTTGCTGCTTATGAAAACGGAATGGTGTTCAACAAAGATGTGCTGGATTTTGATGCAGATAAATTTATGATTAACGTCAGCGAAGGGGCAAGGTATGCCATTAATCTTGCAATTGAGATCGGATTCCCGACTAAGGAAACCATTGAGATAATGATTAGCAAGGCTTATCTGGAAAGCAAGGCTTTGGCTGCTGAGCAGAAAATAGAAGTTGATGCAAAACAAAGTGAAAAGAAAGAAGAAGTAAAAGCTGAAGGAGCAAAAGAAACAAAACCAGATGAAGTGAAAGAAGCCAAAGCAGAAACAAAAGAAATCAAAGAAGAAAAAACAGAACCTAAACATGAAATCAAAGAAAAGAAAACCTCTGACGAAGTGCTGAAAACCGAAGAAGTGAAGGATAAAGATTACAAAGAAAAGAAAGACCAAAAAGAGGTTGAAGGTATTGTAGAGAAATTAAAAAAAGGCGAATTTGACAGAAGCAAAAAATACGCTTAAAATTTAAATTTAAAAAAATAAAATTTGGAGGTACTGAGAAATTGCAAGCAATTTCTGGTACCTCCTCGTAAAAACTCGGAGGAAAGCAAAATGGAATATGTGTATGCGGCAATGCTGATCCATAAAGCGGGCGGCAAAATTAATGAAGCCAGCCTGAAGAAAGTGCTGGAAGCTGCTGGCGTAAAAGCAGATGAAGCCCGCGTGAGGGCATTAGTGGCTGCTCTTGAAGGAGTCAATATAGATGAAGCTATCAAGAAAGCTGCTGTTATGCAGAGCGCAGCTCCTGCTGCTGTGGAAGCAAAAGCCGAGAAGAAGGAAGAGAAATCAGCAGAAGAAGAGAAGAAGAGCGAAGAGCAGGCTGCTGCCGGCTTAGGCGCCTTGTTCGGCTAGATTTTTTGTTTTTTTTATTTTAATAATAACAACAAAACAGTGTGCGTGAGTGGAATGCAAGAAGATAATAAGAAATTATTTAAAGAATATGATGAGCTGAAAAAAGAAATAATGGCATTAAGGCTTCAACTGAACAGCATTGATGCTGAGAAAGAAGCTGCCTTTGGCAAAAAGGATGCTGTAACAAAAGAGATTTCTGATCTTATTAAAAAGGTAAAAGAGCTGAAGAATAAAAGAGATGACCTGACAAAGCAGGTTAAGTCTTCCAAGGAGAAAAGAAAAGAGCTAAATGACGTAATTGTCAAAAAGATAGAGGATGTTAAACAGGTAAATGCTGAGAAAGAGTCTTTTTTGAAAAAATTTGGATTAAAGGAAGCCCCTTCAAGGGTAAAAGAGGAAATTGACAGGCTGGAGATGAGCATTGAAACCAGCGGCATGTCTTTTGAAAAAGAAAAAGAAACTATGAAGAAAATAAAGAACCTGAAAAAGAGGTATGATGAAACAAAAGAGATAAATGCCCTATTTGACAAGTCAAGAAGCATGTCAAAAGAGATTGACAGGCTGAAGGATGATGCTGAGGAAGTGCACCAAAATGTGCAGAAGGATGCTGCTGAAAGCCAGAGGAGCCATGAAGAGATGCTTGAATTGAGCAAGAAGATAGATGAATTAAAGCCAAAGGAAGAGGATGCTTACAAGAAATTCTTTGAATTGAAGCAGAAATTTACAGAGGTCAATAATTCCCTGAAAGAACAGCTTGAGAAGCTGAATGAGGCAGCGCAAAAACTTGGAGTTGAGAGGGAAAGGGGAAGGTCAGAAAGGAAAGGCAGGCAAGAAAGCATACTGCGCAGCAAGGAAGAAGATGTAATGGATAAGATCAGGAGAGGGGGGAAGCTGACCACAGAGGATTTAATAGTGTTCCAGGGGATTAAGGAATAAAGTTTTGTTTATTGGCTTATTGCCTGCTCCAATTTATTTATCATTTTTTCTGAGAATTCAATATTATTTGAAGGTAATTTTTCTATTGAAAACACGCCCTTAAACGCATCTATGAAATTTTTGTTTTTGATTGTCTCTTTAAATCTATTCGTGCATTCTTTTAGTTTTGTTAAATCCCCTCTTTTTGCAAAATCAACCATTTTATTGATATCTATGCCTTCGCACATTGCAACTACATCTCTGACATCTGTCAATCTGCAGGCGTGGATCTTTGTTGCAATTAATAATTCCCTTGCAGGAATGCTTAATTTGATGCTTTTTTCTATGCCTTTTATCTCCATCTCAATATGATTGTTCTTAAACAGCTCAAAACTCCATGAGGCATCTGTTTGCCTGCTTGAAACGGCATTTATCAGCAAATCAACTGTTACTGATAATCCTGTGTTTTTAACAAAAGCCCTAAATTTGCCGTTGTAGATATTTTCAAGATTCATTGATTTATATGGCTTAAAATTATTCTTTTCAAGAATCTCAATAATTTTATCTAATTGATCTTCTTTAACAACAATATCAGCATCAACTGAAAACCTGTGCTTAAAGGCTGACACAGCATACCCCCCAATCAAAATAAAATCTAGTTCATTAGACTTCAATTCAGCTAAAATATTGAATATTTCATTTTCCCTATTAATGAATTCTTTTAGCACTTACATCATCTCCTTTTCGGCATATTTAATTTTCATATTCAAACCGTACATCTGATCCAACATCTCTAATGCAGGCTCGAAGTTATAAATGTATTTTCTTGCATATTCGATTGTTTCTTTTAATGGAACTACAAATACGCCATTCACAAATTCCTTTTCAATTTTTTTCTTAACTATTAAGATGAAATATATGCCTTTTTTTCTTTCAACCCTTCTTGAATATCTGACAGAGAACTTATCAAAAAACCTGCACCATTTGCCTAAATCTTCCTCTAAGATTTCTATAAATATCGGATATCTGTCCTTGCTTCTTCCTATGTTATAGCCTCCCTTCGTCCAAATGAAAACAGCATCTGTGGCTGTGAAAGCATAATCTAACCCTGTTAAGTTCGGCAACGAATAAGCATCTGCTAAGCTTAATCTCTCTTTCAACACCTTCTTGATGAAAGCTACAAATTCCCTGTAAAATGCGTTTTCTTTGTCTATTTTTATCTTCTGGCCCTTTCTTTCTATAATGCCTAAATCAACCAACTTCTGCATCCAGTTATATGTCCATGCATAAGACAAATCAATGCGTTTAGAGATGACCCTAATTGAATCGTTATCCCTTGCGGTTATCAAGATTTTTACAATATATGGATTTATTACTTCCATCATAGTTATCATTATAGTGATAACTTATATATAAATGCTTCTATTTTTTTAGTTACCTATTTGGTAACTATAAGAAAGGGGAGAAATTAATCACAGATGATCTGATTGTGCTTCGGGGAATGAAAGAATAAGAAACTATTTCTTTGTAAACTCAGTATACCCGCAATTGCCGCATGATTCGCGATCTTTATGAATTGCCATGAAAAAGCCTGATCCGCATTTTGGGCAGAACTTGTTCTTTCTCTTTACGCCGCTGCCTGCTGCTTCATAATATTTCCATGTTTTTGAGGGGACTTTGTTTTTAGCCCTTGATTTTTTACCTTCTGACTTTTCTTTAGGCTCTTTCCTGGCTTCTTTTTTTATTTCTTTTTCTTCTGCCATTTTGATTTTTATTTCTTTGCCTCTTCTGCCGGCTTTTCTGCGGATTTTTCTGTCTTATCAGCTTTCTTTCCTGCCTGCCTGCTCAGGCTGTACTTTGGCTCTGCTTTTTCCAGGTCTTCTTTTTTGCTGTATGCTGCTGCTTCGACAACTGCTGTGTTAGAGCCGAATTTTGTGAATATGTTTTTAACTATTACAAGTGATTCTTCTTTTTTTAACTGCGATGCAAGCGCTTTCCTGATTTCAGGTATAGATGGTGTTTTTCCCTCGTATAAAAGCTGCGCTTTTATTTCTGTTCTTGAAAAAAACACATTTTGCTTCTGCTCTGCTATCTTGAGTTCCATTGAATTTCACCTTAGCTTGATTGCGTATTCGCCTTTTGCCTCAAGGCCGATTTTCTTTGCTATTGCTGATTTTTTCGGGTCAAGAATGTAGATCCTGCCCTGCCATGTATTTGAAAACTGGCTGCCCTTGCATATCGGACAGGTGCTTTCTTCAACAAATATCTTGCATTGCCTGCATGCCTTTTTTTTCATTTTGACTTCTTCTTTTCTGCCGGCTTTTTCTCTTTTTCTGGCTCTTCTGCCGGAGCTTTTTTCAATTCCTCTGCCAGCCATTCAATTTTTCCCAATCCAGGCTGCCTCATTGTAA
The DNA window shown above is from Candidatus Woesearchaeota archaeon and carries:
- the rplJ gene encoding 50S ribosomal protein L10 codes for the protein MMEAHVSEEKKRSVDEIAKLILEYPIIGAVNVENLPTAQLQKMRGQLRGNVVLRIAKRRLIKLAIEKVKTEKKGIEALEPQLIGMPALLFTKDNPFALFGNLKKNKSKAAAKPGQTAPADIVIEAGPTPFSPGPIISELTMAGLKTGVEGGKVAIKMEKVVVKKGDVIDAKMAGLLVKFGKEPMEIGLDLVAAYENGMVFNKDVLDFDADKFMINVSEGARYAINLAIEIGFPTKETIEIMISKAYLESKALAAEQKIEVDAKQSEKKEEVKAEGAKETKPDEVKEAKAETKEIKEEKTEPKHEIKEKKTSDEVLKTEEVKDKDYKEKKDQKEVEGIVEKLKKGEFDRSKKYA
- the rpl12p gene encoding 50S ribosomal protein P1; translation: MEYVYAAMLIHKAGGKINEASLKKVLEAAGVKADEARVRALVAALEGVNIDEAIKKAAVMQSAAPAAVEAKAEKKEEKSAEEEKKSEEQAAAGLGALFG
- a CDS encoding 30S ribosomal protein S27ae, which gives rise to MAEEKEIKKEARKEPKEKSEGKKSRAKNKVPSKTWKYYEAAGSGVKRKNKFCPKCGSGFFMAIHKDRESCGNCGYTEFTKK
- a CDS encoding 30S ribosomal protein S24e, with the protein product MELKIAEQKQNVFFSRTEIKAQLLYEGKTPSIPEIRKALASQLKKEESLVIVKNIFTKFGSNTAVVEAAAYSKKEDLEKAEPKYSLSRQAGKKADKTEKSAEKPAEEAKK
- a CDS encoding DNA-directed RNA polymerase subunit E''; the protein is MKKKACRQCKIFVEESTCPICKGSQFSNTWQGRIYILDPKKSAIAKKIGLEAKGEYAIKLR